The following proteins come from a genomic window of Elgaria multicarinata webbii isolate HBS135686 ecotype San Diego chromosome 10, rElgMul1.1.pri, whole genome shotgun sequence:
- the LOC134404526 gene encoding ferritin heavy chain A-like — MASQVCQNFHAECGAAVNQMVNLELHASYVYLSMSSYFDHDDVALHHVAKFLKEQSQEEWEHAEKFLKYLNKRGGHIVLQDIKKPEYDKWGNCLDVLQRALQLEKKVNQALLDLHKLATRKEDPHLCDFLESEYLEEQVKAIKLLGDHLTNLQRLGVPKNGTGEYLFDKLSLGKSS; from the exons ATGGCTTCTCAGGTGTGCCAGAATTTCCATGCTGAATGTGGGGCTGCTGTGAATCAAATGGTGAACCTTGAGCTGCATGCTAGCTATGTGTATCTATCCATG TCTTCCTACTTTGACCATGATGATGTTGCCCTGCACCATGTGGCCAAGTTCCTGAAGGAGCAGTCCCAAGAAGAGTGGGAGCATGCCGAGAAGTTCCTGAAATATCTGAACAAGCGAGGGGGGCATATTGTGCTGCAGGACATCAAG AAGCCGGAGTATGACAAGTGGGGCAACTGCTTGGATGTCCTGCAGAGGGCCCTGCAGCTGGAGAAGAAGGTGAACCAGGCCCTGCTGGATCTCCACAAGCTGGCAACAAGGAAAGAAGACCCTCAT ctGTGTGACTTCCTGGAGTCTGAATACCTGGAGGAGCAAGTGAAGGCCATCAAACTCCTGGGAGACCACCTCACCAACCTGCAGCGCCTGGGGGTGCCCAAGAATGGCACAGGAGAGTACCTGTTTGACAAGCTCAGCTTGGGGAAGAGCAGCTGA
- the LOC134404522 gene encoding ferritin heavy chain B-like: MASQVRQNFHAECEAALNRLVNLELCASYVYLSMCSHFDRDDVALPHVAKFLKEQSKEKREHAEKFLRYQNKRGGRIVLQDVKKPEQDEWGNSLEALQRALQLEKKVNQALLDLHKLATEKGDPQLCDFLESEYLEEQVKAIKKLGDHLTNLKRLGVPQDGTGEYLFDRLTLGESS, translated from the exons ATGGCTTCTCAAGTGCGCCAGAACTTCCATGCTGAATGTGAGGCTGCTTTGAACCGACTGGTGAATTTAGAGCTGTGTGCTAGCTATGTGTACTTGTCCATG TGTTCCCACTTTGACCGTGATGATGTTGCCCTGCCCCATGTGGCCAAGTTCTTGAAGGAGCAGTCCAAGGAGAAGAGGGAGCATGCTGAGAAGTTCCTGAGATACCAGAACAAGCGAGGGGGGCGTATTGTGCTGCAGGATGTCAAG AAGCCAGAGCAGGATGAATGGGGCAACAGCCTGGAGGCTCTGCAGAGGGCCCTGCAGCTGGAGAAGAAGGTGAACCAGGCCCTGCTGGACCTGCACAAGCTAGCGACAGAGAAGGGAGACCCTCAG CTGTGTGACTTCCTAGAGTCAGAATACCTGGAAGAGCAAGTGAAGGCCATCAAAAAGCTAGGAGACCACCTCACCAACCTGAAACGCCTGGGGGTGCCCCAGGATGGCACAGGGGAGTACCTGTTTGACAGGCTCACCTtgggggagagcagctga